The following is a genomic window from Pseudomonas sp. FP2335.
CGCGTCGGAAGATTCTTGACCCCCCTTGTGAGGAACCGTAACGATGTGTGGGGCCAGAAGCGTCAATGCCTAGAGCGCTAGTGCATTTTGGCGCGGCTCTCCACAGAGTGGCTGCGCCCATTATTCCAAGTCCCACAACGATTAAATCAAGCATGTGTTTCACGTGCGGCTCCTCTTTTTTGGTTGTCGGGAGGCTATTGTGTCGTATGTGATAAGTGCCCCCAGAATAATTATTGTCGTGATTAGAGTAATCAGGGAGGTTGTCGGCATGTTTTGTTTTTCGGAAGTGAGTGATATCGTTATGAGTGTAAGTGGTAGTGTGAGTTGCAGGGCGCCAGTGAGTGAAAGTGGTATTTTTCCAGTCGCGTAAGAAAACATGAATAGGGGAACTGTGGAAACAGCGCCAGCCAGCCAGATTATATTTGATGACTGTGGGGGTAGTTCGTGGGGGTATGGAATAGTGAGATTGAAAAGTAAAAAAGCTGGCGGTAAGCAGAGTGTTAAAAGCACGGTTTCAATAAATAATCCATTTGCAGCGGTTAGTGGGGTGGATTTTTTTATGTATGTATAAAGTCCCCATGTTATGGCTATCAATAGGTAGGTCGAGTGGTTTATATTTTCCGTTAGTGAAATAAATAGTGCGATGCAGCCAAGTGTGGTCAGGAGGGATGCTGTTTTTTGTGTGCTGATCGGCTCTTGATAAATTACGATGCCTAGTGCGATTGAAATGAAAGGAGCCAGTAAATAGCCAAGCCCCGTTTCCAGAATATATCCATTGATAGATGACCAGATAAATGTGGCCCAGTTTGCGGCAATGAAGAGTGACGCAAAGAAATGTCGAAGAACTGTTCTTGGCCTCAAGATGTTTAGCGGGTGAGGGGGGCGAAAAACTAAAATACAAATACTGAGGACAAGTGCGGAGAGTATTATTCTGTAAACGACTAAGGTTGTGGGGGTTACGTCGCCAAGCGCTCGCCAGTAAAGTGATGATGATCCTAGGATGAGGTTTGCGAGCACCGATAGAGTGATCGGTAGTACTTGACGATTAATGTTTTCTTGTGGCGAGTTCATGATGGGTGTTTCGGGTTATGAGTAAATTGAATGATTTCATATGACCAAAAGATATTTCCGTTGTTGTCAATGGAGTACGCGGCCTTGTTTTGCCTTTCCCAGTTTTCGAATTCTTTTTTCAAGTGTTCACTTAGTGTTTGCCACTGATTCGAGTAGTGGTTAAGTGGGAGTGTGTGGCGCTCAACAAGTTTGTGCAGTAGAGGCGGGTTGTTGTTATGTCTGCGGTTGTATCGTTCTAATACATCACGTATCCCTATCAGCGAGTTGAGACCGACGATCGCTGTTCCCGTAGGCTCTAGATGTCTCGGGAGATCTTCAAGGAAACGCATGATGACCGCGTCACCGTAGAACATCGCGTGGATCGGCAATTGTGCGGTCTGATTTTTTGTTTCCAACCGTTGAACGAGTGAGCGAGAGGGCGTTCGCCAGCCGGGGGGGTTGAATACGATCGTTTGGTATTTTCTTTCAGGGAGGTTGGCGAAAAGGTCGCTTGCAAAAAAAGATATTTTACTGTCCTTGAAGTTTAAGTGTTCGTTGATTTTTGCCTGTTCAATTGATCTCGCGGAAATGTCGCTGGCCGTGATGTCTTTATTGCCAAGTTGGCGTACCAATAACGCATGAACACCACTCCCCGTACCCATATCCAAAAAACTGCTATTGAGTGCTCCAGAGCTCAATGACTGCACCAGGTAATGGCCCAGTCTGACACCTGCCAAACTTACTTTGAAAACGTCGGGGGTATCA
Proteins encoded in this region:
- a CDS encoding EamA family transporter, whose product is MNSPQENINRQVLPITLSVLANLILGSSSLYWRALGDVTPTTLVVYRIILSALVLSICILVFRPPHPLNILRPRTVLRHFFASLFIAANWATFIWSSINGYILETGLGYLLAPFISIALGIVIYQEPISTQKTASLLTTLGCIALFISLTENINHSTYLLIAITWGLYTYIKKSTPLTAANGLFIETVLLTLCLPPAFLLFNLTIPYPHELPPQSSNIIWLAGAVSTVPLFMFSYATGKIPLSLTGALQLTLPLTLITISLTSEKQNMPTTSLITLITTIIILGALITYDTIASRQPKKRSRT
- a CDS encoding methyltransferase, translating into MQGLIDHGIASYHLTHEPPSTLKSTYKLYFGLGQCLILTDTPDVFKVSLAGVRLGHYLVQSLSSGALNSSFLDMGTGSGVHALLVRQLGNKDITASDISARSIEQAKINEHLNFKDSKISFFASDLFANLPERKYQTIVFNPPGWRTPSRSLVQRLETKNQTAQLPIHAMFYGDAVIMRFLEDLPRHLEPTGTAIVGLNSLIGIRDVLERYNRRHNNNPPLLHKLVERHTLPLNHYSNQWQTLSEHLKKEFENWERQNKAAYSIDNNGNIFWSYEIIQFTHNPKHPS